One Rouxiella sp. S1S-2 genomic window, TTCCGCTATATGAAATCACCGGCCAAAACCATCAAGCCGTAAGCCGATTTCACGCTAAAATTGTCTACTTTGCAGTACCCCAAAAGGCCCTTTACGGGCCTTTTGTCATATCTGAATATTAAGAATTTTTGAGTAAGAGAGCTGTACCACGAAACGGATATTTTTCAGTCAATCGTATGCAAAAAGTACTGAAAGGCGTGGGTCAGGATGGTAGAATCCTTTTTTAACGCAACCTGGTGATTATCGAGATGGGTAAGAACGTTGTCGTACTTGGCACTCAATGGGGTGACGAAGGCAAGGGCAAAATTGTCGACTTGCTGACTGAACGGGCTAAATATGTTGTGCGCTATCAGGGCGGTCACAACGCCGGTCATACTCTGGTTATCAACGGTGAAAAAACCGTACTTCATTTAATTCCTTCTGGCATTTTGCGTGAAAACGTCACCAGCATCATCGGCAACGGTGTGGTTCTGGCACCTGACGCGTTAATGAAAGAGATGGGTGAACTTGAAGCTCGTGGGATCCCGGTTCGCGAACGTCTACTAATCTCCGAGGCTTGTCCGCTGATCCTTTCTTATCACGTTGCCCTTGATATGGCGCGCGAGAAGGCCCGCGGTGCAAAAGCTATCGGCACCACCGGTCGCGGTATTGGTCCTGCGTACGAAGATAAAGTGGCCCGCCGTGGCCTGCGCGTCGGTGATCTGTTCAATAAAGAAACGTTTGCCCACAAGCTGAAAGAAATTATCGATTATCACAACTTCCAACTGGTGAACTACTACAAAGTAGAAGCGGTTGATTATCAAAAAGTTCTTGATGATGTCATGGCAGTTGCTGACATTCTGACCGCGATGGTGGTTGACGTGTCGGACCTGCTCGATAACGCCCGCAAGCAGGGTGAACTCATCATGTTCGAAGGTGCTCAGGGCACATTGCTCGACATTGACCACGGCACCTATCCTTACGTGACATCATCCAACACCACCGCGGGCGGCGTGGCCACCGGTTCAGGTATTGGCCCGCGCTATGTGGACTACGTCTTGGGTATTGTTAAAGCATACTCAACGCGTGTGGGCGCAGGTCCGTTCCCTACTGAGCTGTTCGACGATATCGGCGAATACCTGTGCAAGCAGGGTAACGAATTTGGCGCAACCACTGGCCGTCGCCGTCGCTGTGGCTGGCTCGACATCGTTGCGGTTCGTCGCGCAGTGCAAATAAACTCGCTTTCAGGTTTCTGCATGACCAAGCTCGACGTGCTTGATGGCCTCAAAGAGGTCAAACTGTGTATCGGTTATCGCCTGCCGAATGGCAAAGAGGTGACTACTACGCCGCTGGCCGCTGAAAATTGGGAAGGTATCGAACCTATTTACGAAACCATGCCCGGTTGGAGCGAAACCACCTTTGGGGTGAAAGAGCTCGATAAACTGCCGCAGGCGGCGCGCGACTACATTAAACGTGTAGAAAAGCTGACCGAAGTGCCGATTGATATTATCTCTACCGGCCCTGATCGCAGCGAAACCATGATCCTGCGTGACCCGTTTGACGCATAAACGTCATTACGCGCTGCAAAATGTACCGCTTCGGCGGGTACACTAAAAACCGGGCATCGCGCCCGGTTTCAATTTGTGTGCCAGCCAATACCTTCGCCGACGTTTTTCTCCAGCTAATGCTCCCATTTTCAGCGTGTGATTGATTTAAAGACAAACTTTGTGGCGGCCAGCCCATCCAATAGAGTAATCTTGATCTTACCTGACATCTTTCGGGTATATGCGCATTATTGCTGTCATCATAATCGCGAATGAAAAGGGTAAAAGTACCCAGAGGTTAGTGTGCAGTTAACGAGTTTTACCGATTATGGTTTAAGAGCGCTGATTTATATGGCATCGCTGCCTGAGGGTCAGCTCACCAACATTTCGCAGGTTACCGAAGTGTATGGTGTCTCGCGTAATCACATGGTGAAAATTATTAATCAGTTGAGTCGGGCAGGATTGGTCACGGCAATGCGCGGTAAAAACGGTGGGATCAGACTGGGTAAGCCGGCTGAGACCATTTTATTGGGCAACGTCATCCGTGAACTGGAGCCGTTAGCCTTGGTTAATTGTTCGGCAGAGTTTTGCCATATCACCCCTGCATGTCGTTTAAAGCAGGTACTGCATACAGCCGTAGAACACTTTCTTGATGAGTTGAATCAATACACACTGGCCGATATGGTCAAGGATAATTCTCAACTCTACAAATTATTGCTTGTTGAATGAAAGATTTTCAACAAACTGCTGATGACAACGGAGGAACCGCTATGTCACAAGATCCATTTCTGGAACGGGAAGCAGAAAAATATGAATCGCCTATCCCCAGCCGCGAATTTATTCTCGAACATTTAGGCAAGCGCGAAACGCCTGCCAGCCGTGAAGAGCTGGCAAATGAACTTAATCTGTCAGGTGAAGAGCCGCTTGAAGCGCTGCGTCGCCGTCTGCGTGCGATGGAGCGCGATGGTCAACTGGTGTTTACCCGCCGCCAATGCTATGCACTGCCTGAACGTCTGGATTTACTGAAAGGTACCGTGATTGGCCATCGTGATGGTTACGGCTTCCTGCGCCT contains:
- a CDS encoding adenylosuccinate synthase, whose translation is MGKNVVVLGTQWGDEGKGKIVDLLTERAKYVVRYQGGHNAGHTLVINGEKTVLHLIPSGILRENVTSIIGNGVVLAPDALMKEMGELEARGIPVRERLLISEACPLILSYHVALDMAREKARGAKAIGTTGRGIGPAYEDKVARRGLRVGDLFNKETFAHKLKEIIDYHNFQLVNYYKVEAVDYQKVLDDVMAVADILTAMVVDVSDLLDNARKQGELIMFEGAQGTLLDIDHGTYPYVTSSNTTAGGVATGSGIGPRYVDYVLGIVKAYSTRVGAGPFPTELFDDIGEYLCKQGNEFGATTGRRRRCGWLDIVAVRRAVQINSLSGFCMTKLDVLDGLKEVKLCIGYRLPNGKEVTTTPLAAENWEGIEPIYETMPGWSETTFGVKELDKLPQAARDYIKRVEKLTEVPIDIISTGPDRSETMILRDPFDA
- the nsrR gene encoding nitric oxide-sensing transcriptional repressor NsrR — translated: MQLTSFTDYGLRALIYMASLPEGQLTNISQVTEVYGVSRNHMVKIINQLSRAGLVTAMRGKNGGIRLGKPAETILLGNVIRELEPLALVNCSAEFCHITPACRLKQVLHTAVEHFLDELNQYTLADMVKDNSQLYKLLLVE